Proteins from one Penicillium digitatum chromosome 2, complete sequence genomic window:
- a CDS encoding AMP-dependent synthetase/ligase codes for MPPIYRSLYPDLDIKSVDLVSYLFSNPFNTPLDRPVYINAISGEQYTFGDVIKRTRSLSNGLRQTIGVKPNDVVALFSPNTIEYPVVCHAIVSSRAIVAPTSAALTALELHAQLKTSGARFIISHSSLLETAQKAATGTSVEKVILIDGHTPIDGPPPCNHLASTFSPGDLLTIDPTEADRQPAFICFSSGTSGAAKGVITTHQNITSNLQQWRHQMLDSGLPSQRPKRQSAIAFLPFSHIYGLNLFICQCLMWGTTVVILPKFDLDLYLSCIEKYRPDELSVVPPIALMLVKDPRVFKYDLTSVRKIMSAAAPLTIELSSALEAKFREISKTEVFCTQSWGLTETSPMATAVPNDRMDKRNTGVGCIVPNMQLRFVDPESRQDAAVTSDGSTAPAEIWCRGPNVVMGYYNNDEATKEAFHVDEDGTRWFRTGDIGTIDADGYITIQDRIKEMIKYKGLQVIPSELEGKLVDHPDVDDAAVTGMWVDDRATELPVGFVVLSHQAKDMDQKAVLDGIHAWLNERVANHKRLRGGIHVLTQIPKSPSGKILRRQLRDLLKSQGPKSRL; via the coding sequence ATGCCACCAATTTACCGTTCCCTATATCCAGATCTTGATATCAAATCAGTGGATTTGGTCTCATATCTGTTTTCAAATCCTTTTAACACACCTCTGGACCGTCCTGTGTACATCAATGCTATCTCAGGAGAGCAATATACTTTCGGAGATGTGATTAAACGTACACGCTCTCTATCCAACGGGCTCCGACAAACCATAGGGGTTAAACCCAACGATGTCGTGGCATTGTTCAGTCCCAACACGATCGAATACCCTGTGGTATGTCATGCAATTGTCAGCTCCAGAGCTATCGTGGCCCCAACAAGTGCAGCTTTGACAGCACTTGAGCTCCACGCCCAGCTCAAGACTAGCGGTGCCAGATTTATCATCTCTCATTCGTCTTTGCTGGAAACTGCCCAAAAAGCAGCCACGGGGACGTCTGTCGAGAAAGTGATCCTAATAGATGGTCATACACCAATCGATGGTCCACCTCCTTGCAATCATCTTGCCAGCACATTTTCTCCTGGCGATTTACTCACTATCGATCCAACCGAGGCAGATCGCCAACCCGCATTCATCTGCTTTTCTTCTGGAACATCAGGCGCAGCCAAGGGTGTCATCACAACACACCAGAACATCACCTCAAACCTCCAGCAATGGCGCCACCAAATGCTTGACTCCGGTCTTCCGTCCCAGCGACCAAAAAGACAATCTGCCATAGCATTCCTGCCATTCAGCCATATCTACGGCCTCAACCTGTTCATTTGTCAGTGTTTAATGTGGGGCACAACGGTGGTCATCCTGCCCAAGTTCGATCTCGATTTATACCTCAGTTGTATCGAGAAGTACCGACCAGACGAGTTGTCAGTGGTGCCGCCCATTGCCCTGATGTTGGTCAAGGACCCACGGGTCTTCAAGTATGATCTCACCAGCGTGCGCAAGATCATGTCTGCCGCCGCACCGCTCACAATTGAATTATCGTCCGCTCTTGAAGCCAAGTTCAGAGAGATTTCAAAGACAGAGGTCTTCTGTACCCAGTCATGGGGTCTAACAGAGACTTCACCGATGGCGACAGCCGTCCCCAATGACCGCATGGATAAGCGGAACACGGGCGTAGGCTGTATTGTGCCGAACATGCAGCTCCGCTTTGTAGATCCCGAGTCCAGGCAAGACGCAGCAGTCACGTCTGACGGATCCACAGCACCTGCGGAGATCTGGTGCCGTGGTCCAAACGTGGTGATGGGCTATTACAACAACGACGAAGCGACGAAAGAGGCATTCCATGTGGACGAGGATGGAACGAGGTGGTTCCGAACGGGTGACATTGGGACTATCGATGCAGATGGATACATCACCATTCAGGATCGTATCAAGGAGATGATCAAATACAAGGGACTGCAGGTTATCCCTAGTGAGTTGGAGGGAAAGCTGGTCGACCACCCTGACGTGGATGATGCCGCTGTGACTGGAATGTGGGTGGACGACAGGGCCACTGAGCTACCGGTTGGCTTTGTGGTTTTGAGTCATCAGGCTAAGGACATGGATCAGAAGGCTGTTCTTGATGGGATTCACGCGTGGCTCAATGAGCGTGTTGCCAACCATAAGCGTCTGCGTGGTGGCATCCATGTTTTGACGCAAATTCCCAAGTCGCCCAGTGGGAAAATTCTGCGTCGGCAGTTGAGGGACTTGCTGAAGAGTCAGGGGCCGAAATCTCGTCTATAA
- a CDS encoding DUF1212-domain-containing protein: MALKVFTTESIGAQRNHIAIYIETEPSEDRGWLHHVTGTILNGMEYTPRQTPNPEVLPEHVPDSKKQIGTIEQEDLERFREECCLAVLPPRAQVTLKGTRLYHDTPLYRCTEWLKDVEEMAFRKGIFKPL; encoded by the coding sequence ATGGCTCTCAAAGTCTTCACCACTGAATCGATCGGTGCGCAGAGAAACCACATTGCCATCTACATCGAGACTGAGCCAAGCGAAGACAGGGGCTGGCTGCACCACGTTACTGGAACAATTTTGAACGGGATGGAATACACTCCCAGGCAAACACCCAACCCAGAAGTGCTGCCAGAACATGTACCAGACTCGAAGAAGCAGATCGGGACAATTGAGCAGGAGGACCTAGAGAGGTTCCGGGAGGAATGCTGCCTAGCAGTTCTTCCCCCGCGGGCTCAGGTGACGCTCAAGGGAACCCGACTGTATCATGATACCCCGCTCTACCGCTGCACAGAGTGGCTGAAGGATGTCGAGGAGATGGCTTTCAGGAAGGGGATCTTTAAGCCTCTTTGA
- a CDS encoding Tetratricopeptide repeat protein 1 (TTC1), putative — protein sequence MSNSSNVPEREGKGASNDADDSGDEDVFHDAHFPAEEEAQLLKEAHEIKSEANQLFLATSYDQAISCYDRALASCPSYLDYDIAIIQSNIAACHLKLEDWKAAVDSATISIERLSKIVPPSPQDKRDESKGQKIPDSDKKHTDAVVELSGDDEEAELKELQRLQEEDEQRSKVMRLRAKVLMRRAKAKTQIGGWGSLQGAAEDYQALAAIDNLPADDKRVVQRALRELPERINQAREKEMGDMMSKLKDLGNGILSPFGLSTDNFKFVQDPKTGGYSMNFQS from the exons ATGAGCAATTCTTCGAATGTGCCCGAGCGCGAAGGGAAAGGTGCTTCCAATGATGCAGATGACAGTGGTGACGAGGATGTCTTCCACGATGCCCACTTCcctgccgaggaagaagct CAACTCCTGAAGGAAGCCCACGAAATTAAATCCGAGGCAAATCAGCTGTTCCTTGCGACTAGCTATGACCAAGCCATCTCCTGCTACGATCGAGCCCTCGCTTCCTGCCCAAGCTACCTTGACTACGATATCGCCATAATTCAAAGTAATATCGCTGCTTGCCATTTAAAATTGGAAGATTGGAAGGCTGCGGTAGACTCCGCAACCATCTCCATCGAACGACTAAGCAAGATTGTCCCGCCGAGCCCACAAGACAAACGCGACGAGTCGAAGGGGCAAAAGATCCCAGACTCCGACAAGAAACACACAGATGCAGTAGTTGAACTATCCGGAGACGATGAGGAGGCAGAGTTGAAGGAATTACAACGATtgcaagaagaagatgagcaGAGGAGCAAGGTGATGCGACTTCGAGCCAAAGTCCTCATGAGACGCGCAAAGGCGAAGACCCAAATCGGTGGCTGGGGTAGTCTGCAAGGTGCTGCAGAAGACTACCAGGCCCTTGCTGCGATTGATAACCTTCCAGCAGATGACAAGAGAGTTGTTCAACGGGCATTGCGGGAGCTACCTGAGCGCATCAATCAGGCGCGGGAGAAGGAGATGGGCGACATGATGAGCAAGCTGAAGGAT CTCGGAAATGGAATATTAAGCCCATTTGGTCTGTCGACGGACAACTTCAAGTTTGTCCAGGACCCAAAGACGGGTGGCTATAGTATGAACTTCCAATCCTAA
- a CDS encoding HAD superfamily hydrolase, putative, which yields MASTSAPPRIRACLFDMDGLLIDSEDLYTKVTNEILQKYGRPNLPWSIKAQLQGRPQPEAAKIFNDFAQLPISEEELKEEQSSRQRQYFPQTQPLPGVPTLLSNLVSTLSTDEPVYIALATSSHRSNYKLKTDHLKELFSVFPEPNKVLGDDPRIGKGRGKPLPDIYLLALETINIELRSKGKADIKPEECLVFEDAVPGVEAGRRAGMQVAWCPHPGLLEAFKGREDEVLAGATGSHKEEEKTDAQKEAEELQAWRLRGSGTPGKIGDGFGQLYSTLEDFPYARYGIRIL from the exons ATGGCTTCCACTAGTGC TCCTCCTCGCATCCGAGCATGTCTCTTTGACATGGACGGCTTGTTGATTGACTCGGAGGATTTGTACACCAAAGTCACGAACGAAATCCTCCAGAAGTATGGAAGACCAAATCTCCCCTGGTCAATCAAGGCCCAGCTGCAGGGTCGCCCCCAGCCGGAG GCCGCCAAGATCTTTAACGACTTTGCTCAGCTGCCCATTAGTGAAGAGGAGCTGAAGGAGGAGCAATCAAGTCGTCAGCGACAATACTTCCCACAGACACAGCCACTCCCCGGTGTACCGACTCTTCTATCCAATCTCGTGTCGACACTGTCAACCGACGAGCCTGTATACATTGCGCTAGCTACATCATCCCACAGAAGCAACTACAAATTAAAGACTGATCATCTGAAAGAGCTGTTCTCGGTGTTTCCTGAACCTAACAAGGTTCTTGGTGACGATCCGCGCATCGGCAAGGGCCGAGGCAAGCCTCTTCCTGATATCTACTTGCTTGCTCTGGAGACTATCAATATCGAACTGCGCAGCAAGGGGAAGGCAGATATCAAGCCGGAGGAGTGTCTCGTGTTTGAGGACGCGGTTCCGGGCGTTGAGGCTGGTCGTCGCGCCGGCATGCAGGTTGCCTGGTGCCCTCACCCGGGTCTCCTAGAAGCCTTCAAGGGCCGGGAGGACGAAGTTCTCGCTGGAGCCACGGGTTCGCAtaaggaggaggagaagacGGATGCTCAAAAAGAGGCAGAGGAGCTCCAGGCCTGGCGTTTGCGGGGTTCTGGAACACCTGGCAAGATCGGCGATGGGTTTGGCCAGCTCTATTCCACCCTGGAAGACTTCCCGTATGCGAGATATGGCATTCGGATTCTCTGA
- a CDS encoding WD40/YVTN repeat-like-containing domain gives MADENAKDWTPLCVASTRRQSGKESSPIDSSRLSSATSSTVQSLPEGTSSDEFIDQDVNYFKSAEWTPDGTTLLTDSADHSIRTWILPPDLLEDKPIHQLTPYSTLPSAEPTYATAIYPFYNLEDPYTTLFLSSVRDHPIRLSSALAPTTVASYSLVNPMTEAFITPHSMIYPSTMGGTHFLTGSDSLICLFDVSRTGAQGPVTSMPTIPSKRKQIVGGGIGMKGIVSALALNPSGDGILAAGTFTRHIGLYSSNGSGELLGTFSVANTNANRDIGGRGITQLVWSPCGRYLYVVERKSDGVLVYDVRVTGQLLGHLRGRKAHTNQRMKIDVISSGSDGSHEIWAGGTDGFMRVWRSPEHCAGGKGPDWEFKIHDDAVTSTLFHPTGSVVATCSGQRHLVSDDSSDEDIPVKNIKQADNSLKVWSMPYLFPETEVNHDLNPAG, from the exons ATGGCTGACGAGAATGCCAAAGATTGGACACCTTTATGCGTGGCATCAACAAGACGACAAAGTGGGAAAGAGTCATCACCCATCGATTCATCACGACTCTCTTCGGCTACTTCGTCAACGGTCCAAAGTCTGCCAGAGGGAACCTCAAGTGACGAATTCATTGATCAAGATGTCAACTATTTTAAGAGTGCAGAATG GACTCCAGACGGTACGACTCTACTGACAGACTCAgcggatcattcaatcagGACATGGATCTT GCCACCGGATCTACTGGAGGACAAACCCATCCACCAATTAACCCCATATTCGACCTTGCCCTCGGCGGAGCCGACTTACGCTACCGCAATATATCCCTTTTACAACCTTGAAGATCCATATACTACACTATTCCTCTCATCTGTTCGTGATCATCCAATTCGGCTATCATCAGCCCTGGCTCCTACAACAGTGGCGAGCTACTCCCTGGTAAATCCAATGACAGAAGCATTCATAACACCGCACTCAATGATCTACCCATCCACGATGGGTGGGACCCATTTTCTCACGGGCTCGGATAGCCTCATCTGTCTCTTCGACGTATCCCGAACAGGAGCACAAGGCCCTGTGACCTCAATGCCGACTATCCCTAGCAAACGAAAGCAGATTGTGGGTGGCGGCATCGGGATGAAGGGTATTGTTTCAGCCCTGGCTCTGAACCCTAGTGGAGACGGTATCCTGGCTGCAGGCACTTTCACCAGACACATTGGACTGTACAGTTCAAATGGCTCGGGGGAGCTCCTTGGGACTTTTAGCGTGGCGaataccaatgccaaccgAGATATCGGGGGTCGCGGAATTACACAGCTTGTCTGGAGCCCCTGTGGCAGGTATCTGTATGTCGTCGAGCGTAAGAGTGATGGCGTTTTGGTTTATGATGTTCGGGTCACGGGGCAACTGCTTGGGCACTTGCGTGGGCGCAAGGCTCACACTAACCAACGCATGAAAATTGATGTTATTTCATCTGGTTCTGATGGCTCTCATGAGATTTGGGCTGGTGGTACTGATGGATTCATGAGGGTTTGGAGGAGTCCAGAGCACTGTGCAGGTGGAAAGGGTCCTGATTGGGAGTTCAAGATTCATGATG ATGCCGTGACGAGTACATTGTTTCACCCCACGGGAAGTGTCGTTGCAACCTGCTCTGGACAGCGACATTTGGTTTCAGACGATTCGTCTGACGAAGATATTCCAGTGAAGAACATTAAGCAGGCCGATAACAGCTTGAAGGTTTGGTCAATGCCGTACCTGTTTCCAGAAACCGAGGTAAACCATGACCTAAACCCCGCAGGTTGA
- a CDS encoding Nucleoporin NUP49/NSP49, putative, which translates to MFAPKAAAPATGGLSLNTNSTSSLFGGNTATSSANPGATTTSSLFGNPASSTAPKSTGGLFGTPAAGTTTQAQPTGSNMFGGQQQSGATGSSLFGGANTTTPPSGTSNLFGGSTAGAGTSTTQGATGGGLLGSTLFNSSSTAQTQKPAFTGLGAVGAGSGLTGGLAGGATGGMFGQSTAQQQQSQKPTLSLFGQPAPAQTTQPLQQSTATSTVIQGVKVDVSNLLPTTKFESCADEIRSQIEAIDKHILNQMKMCHEVGDLLPTIEKQGATIPNDVEFVQGKLETMQHALENDASDIDGLRSLVARDAAEAQVAFRAIDTLKLPLQYQSTGGGWWSVQDQQIPERSMRSSRKNTLALPDGVEGDASTDVNGIPVNLVDYFSHRSKEMKGVLTKYTGNLKEIEDHLHGVEATLNRQISDFVSSKSREGAAGTPRSTINELSGVLSDVEAGIMGVATRLSNVSEQVQDLSIGQQALGDGRFHLG; encoded by the exons ATGTTTGCTCCCAAGGCAGCGGCACCTGCCACAGGTGGACTTTCTCTCAACACCAACTCCACCAGTTCTTTGTT CGGCGGTAACACAGCCACATCCTCAGCTAACCCCGGCGCAACTACTACCAGCAGTCTCTTCGGGAATCCCGCGAGCTCGACGGCACCTAAATCAACCGGAGGCTTGTTTGGCACCCCGGCCGCAGGAACCACAACACAAGCACAACCGACCGGATCCAACATGTTTGGAGGTCAACAACAGAGCGGTGCAACCGGCAGCAGTCTTTTCGGGGGCGCAAATACTACCACACCGCCTTCTGGAACAAGCAACTTGTTCGGTGGATCAACTGCTGGCGCTGGCACCAGCACGACACAAGGAGCAACGGGTGGTGGCTTGTTGGGCAGCACTCTTTTCAACAGTTCGTCCACAGCTCAAACTCAAAAGCCAGCATTTACTGGACTTGGAGCTGTTGGTGCCGGCAGTGGGCTTACTGGGGGATTAGCAGGAGGAGCTACCGGGGGCATGTT CGGCCAGAGCACAGCCCAACAACAACAATCTCAAAAGCCtaccctctctctcttcgGCCAGCCAGCACCCGCACAAACTACACAACCACTACAACAGAGCACCGCCACCAGTACGGTGATCCAGGGTGTGAAAGTTGACGTCAGCAATCTCCTACCAACTACAAAATTCGAGAGCTGTGCGGATGAGATCCGTAGCCAAATAGAGGCTATTGATAAGCATATCCTGAACCAGATGAAGATGTGCCATGAAGTTGGGGATTTGCTCCCGACTATCGAGAAGCAGGGTGCCACGATTCCAAACGATGTCGAATTTGTTCAAGGAAAGCTCGAAACGATGCAACACGCGCTGGAGAACGATGCCAGTGACATTGATGGGCTGCGCAGCCTTGTTGCACGGGATGCGGCCGAGGCCCAAGTTGCTTTCCGAGCTATTGATACTCTGAAACTTCCTCTGCAATATCAGTCAACTGGTGGTGGGTGGTGGTCTGTTCAGGATCAACAGATCCCGGAGCGATCTATGCGCTCGAGTCGCAAAAACACACTTGCTCTTCCCGACGGCGTTGAGGGTGACGCATCAACTGACGTCAACGGAATCCCCGTGAACCTAGTCGATTACTTCTCTCATCGCTCGAAGGAGATGAAAGGAGTTCTTACAAAATATACCGGCAACCTCAAGGAGATCGAGGACCATCTTCACGGCGTCGAAGCTACGCTCAACAGACAAATTAGTGACTTTGTGAGCTCCAAATCTCGCGAGGGAGCTGCGGGGACACCTCGGTCCACCATCAATGAACTTTCCGGTGTTCTCTCAGATGTCGAGGCTGGCATTATGGGTGTTGCCACTCGTTTGAGCAACGTATCGGAACAAGTACAAGATCTGTCAATTGGGCAGCAGGCCCTTGGTGATGGTCGGTTCCATCTGGGATAG
- a CDS encoding Alpha-ketoglutarate-dependent taurine dioxygenase, whose translation MAPSLEEPVVTVAPIVAKFTVPVRAEDLAGDNKFGYQPGRTPVAQHNNYAHEDFLPSFPDIQWAPLEYTPYQDKGLRGDHKFRNLLRDATEVFDYNPKIGTEVHGVDLSKLDDAQRDDLARLIAYRGVVFFRSQKNFDIEAQRQLGQYWGKLHKHATTSVPRKPGLEDVHVVYTGDNSSDNRALFTPSFLWHSDVTYEIQPPSYTSLKILSGPPRGGGGDTLWSSQYAAYDVLSSHMQNYLKGLTAIHSADMQANDSRALGRPVRRRPVTTEHPLIRTNPVTGWNGLFFNPGFVKKIVGIPAAESDAIIRFLTDVISTTPELHARFSWDEDDVALWDNRSTNHSASYGFSPHRRHAVRVAVHAERPVLEESGKSQEDEINALYGLPAVNKDGSRQSNYND comes from the exons ATGGCGCCATCATTGGAAGAGCCCGTAGTCACAGTGGCCCCGATTGTGGCCAAGTTCACTGTCCCTGTCCGCGCGGAGGACCTCGCTGGCGACAACAAATTTGGCTATCAACCCGGCCGGACACCAGTCGCTCAACATAACAACTATGCACATGAAGATTTCTTGCCCTCGTTTCCTGACATCCAATGGGCTCCGCTTGAATACACACCCTACCAGGACAAGGGACTACGAGGAGATCATAAATTCCGCAATCTTCTGAGAGATGCCACAGAAGTTTTTGATTATAACCCTAAGATTGGAACTGAGGTCCATGGTGTTGATCTTTCAAAACTCGATGATGCACAGCGGGACGACCTCGCCCGGTTGATTGCGTACCGAGGCGTTGTCTTTTTCCGCTCTCAGAAAAACTTCGATATCGAGGCTCAACGCCAATTGGGCCAATATTGGGGTAAGCTGCACAAG CACGCCACCACATCCGTTCCCCGAAAGCCAGGCCTCGAGGACGTCCATGTCGTGTACACTGGCGACAACTCCAGCGACAACCGTGCCCTCTTCACTCCCAGTTTCTTATGGCACTCAGATGTGACCTATGAGATACAACCACCATCCTACACGTCACTTAAGATCCTTTCTGGTCCACCCCGAGGAGGTGGTGGCGACACCCTTTGGTCCTCGCAATATGCCGCCTACGATGTGCTCTCCTCGCACATGCAAAACTACCTTAAAGGCCTTACAGCCATCCACTCAGCAGATATGCAAGCTAACGACTCCCGGGCACTAGGTCGGCCAGTGCGCCGACGGCCCGTCACTACCGAACACCCACTCATTCGTACGAACCCAGTCACCGGTTGGAATGGACTCTTCTTCAACCCTGGCTTCGTGAAGAAGATTGTCGGTATCCCGGCCGCAGAAAGCGACGCTATCATCCGTTTCCTCACTGATGTCATCTCCACGACCCCGGAACTGCATGCCCGCTTCTCAtgggatgaggatgatgtcgCACTTTGGGATAATCGGTCCACCAACCACAGTGCTTCTTATGGCTTTTCACCGCATCGTCGCCATGCTGTGCGGGTTGCGGTCCACGCCGAGAGGCCTGTGCTTGAAGAGTCTGGGAAGTCTCAAGAGGATGAAATCAATGCCTTGTATGGACTGCCGGCAGTCAACAAGGATGGTTCTCGCCAATCGAACTATAACGACTAG
- a CDS encoding Chaperonin Cpn10 translates to MSVLRNIKSLAPLLDRVLVQRIKPEAKTASGIFLPEAAVKEQNEAQVLAVGPGLLDRDGKRIPMGVAAGDKVLIPQFGGNAIKVGEEEYTLFRDHDILAKIKE, encoded by the exons ATG TCTGTCCTCCGCAACATCAAGTCTCTCGCCCCCCTCCTGGACCGCGTCCTGGTCCAGCGCATCAAGCCCGAGGCCAAGACTGCCTCCGGTATCTTCCTCCCCGAGGCTGCCGTTAAGGAGCAGAACGAGGCCCAGGTCCTTGCTGTTGGCCCCGGTCTCCTTGACCGCGACGGCAAGCGCATTCCCATGGGTGTCGCTGCCGGCGACAAGGTTCTCATTCCCCAG TTCGGTGGTAACGCCATCAAGGTCGGTGAAGAGGAGTACACCCTTTTCCGGGATCACGA TATCCTGGCCAAGATCAAAGAGTAA
- a CDS encoding Pre-mRNA polyadenylation factor fip1, translated as MDDEEDDFYDPVDAVPTMQSLNHTQNAAPGQPQESNYLEDDDEVEEEEDDDDDFNIITEAPEGAPAPEASHPRHASLRQEPQRPSSADSSGLARSATPSATPRYETATPIPGHPAAAAAATARPSSEKPGSAYPAIHSSTIDVNANPIHPMTGKPIMSTDMDADFPSDDKPWRRPGSDLSDYFNYGFDEFTWAGYCLKQQGLRQEVSSQKRQMDDMQAFMGMGMPPMPTAPGPAAPASAAPPMAGMPGMPDMNPDMMQGMLASMMSQGLDPSNMDPMAFMQHAQSMMPGGGQQSQPGFGGQPQGQGFNQGGQGQMGYGGYDQRGGYGGRGRGRRW; from the exons AtggatgacgaagaagatgacttTTACGATCCCGTTGATGCGGTGCCGACAATGCAATCGCTGAATCACACCCAAAATGCAGCTCCAGGCCAACCGCAGGAGAGCAATTACTTGGAGGACGATGATGAGgtagaagaggaagaagatgatgac GATGACTTCAATATTATCACAGAGGCACCCGAAGGCGCACCAGCTCCCGAAGC CTCTCACCCACGCCATGCAAGCTTACGACAAGAACCACAACGGCCGTCCTCAGCAGATTCATCGGGATTAGCAAGGTCTGCGACGCCATCCGCGACTCCTCGATACGAAACAGCGACTCCGATCCCCGGACACCCAGCCGCGGCCGCGGCCGCCACCGCAAGACCCTCCTCAGAAAAGCCAGGATCGGCCTATCCAGCCATTCACAGCTCTACCATTGATGTCAATGCAAACCCCATCCACCCCATGACAGGGAAGCCGATCATGTCCACAGACATGGATGCCGACTTCCCTTCCGACGACAAGCCCTGGCGCCGACCCGGGTCAGATCTCTCCGATTACTTTAACTACGGATTTGATGAGTTTACATGGGCAGGATACTGTCTCAAGCAGCAGGGCCTGAGACAAGAAGTCAGCAGCCAGAAGAGACAGATGGACGACATGCAGGCCTTCATGGGCATGGGAATGCCCCCCATGCCTACCGCACCGGGCCCCGCTGCCCCGGCTAGTGCTGCGCCACCCATGGCTGGTATGCCTGGTATGCCGGACATGAACCCTGATATGATGCAGGGCATGCTAGCCAGCATGATGTCCCAGGGTTTGGATCCATCTAATATGGATCCCATGGCTTTCATGCAGCACGCTCAGTCGATGATGCCCGGTGGAGGTCAGCAGAGTCAACCTGGCTTCGGGGGCCAGCCCCAGGGCCAAGGTTTCAACCAAGGGGGGCAGGGTCAAATGGGCTACGGCGGATACGATCAACGTGGAGGTTACGGGGGCCGAGGACGTGGCCGAAGATGGTAG
- a CDS encoding membrane bound O-acyl transferase family-domain-containing protein, translating to MDQYQSDWRLLAFSILQGLIPCVILLTTAHQSVLRYLSIPCMIWIVSQMMYPVQRMGYTSINLLGSSTTFILTALDLLLINPQAGRDFVNADGNTKSSLSRLAKTVQLLTCTRAVNTPRQVKNVPPFPAYYTKRDLTVIPRSRFLIRESSMAMWQFLVLDTISILALQQSMNNHDEEWPISSGHQWDIPGREWIAQAIQTLSTWLIVSRILLGFYYRVVSIIFVSLGDSPLNSPPLIGRMADMYTLRNFWGKFWHQMLRRPLTSTSNFVARDVLGLPRSSWVERYTNVFVVFFFSGLIHVLLDRLRKVSPWDLGTMSFFLSFVVGYVIEDGAQAFWKRMKRSQSNIGLPGRWEKALGFCWVMTWLSVTSPWYLRSMLKPEEQMILVPFSVAGLISIPALMSIIIGGGLVLKFVFNGEI from the exons ATGGATCAGTATCAATCAGACTGGCGATTGCTCGCTTTCTCTATCCTCCAGGGTCTCATCCCCTGCGTGATCCTACTCACAACAGCTCATCAGTCTGTCCTACGTTATCTGTCTATACCATGTATGATATGGATCGTGTCCCAAATGATGTATCCCGTTCAGAGAATGGGATATACGTCAATCAATCTCCTGGGAAGCTCTACAACCTTCATTTTGACAGCTCTGGATTTATTGTTGATCAACCCTCAAGCCGGGCGCGACTTTGTCAATGCAGATGGAAACACGAAGAGCTCTTTATCTCGTCTGGCTAAGACTGTACAGCTACTCACATGCACGCGAGCAGTCAACACACCCCGACAAGTGAAGAACGTCCCACCGTTCCCAGCGTACTACACCAAGAGAGATCTGACTGTGATCCCTCGAAGTCGCTTCTTGATTAGAGAAAGTTCCATGGCGATGTGGCAGTTTCTAGTTCTAGATACGATTAGCATATTGGCCTTGCAACAATCCATGAACAATCACGACGAAGAATGGCCAATTTCTTCTGGCCATCAATGGGATATCCCTGGGAGAGAGTGGATAGCACAGGCTATTCAGACTCTCAGTACTTGGCTCATCGTGTCTCGAATCTTGCTCGGCTTCTACTACCGCGTCGTTTCGATCATCTTTGTGAGCCTGGGGGATTCCCCCTTGAACAGCCCACCGCTTATCGGGAGAATGGCAGATATGTACACGTTGCGGAATTTCTGGGG AAAATTTTGGCATCAGATGCTACGACGGCCCCTCACATCGACGAGCAACTTTGTAGCGCGGGATGTCCTCGGTCTGCCTAGGTCGTCATGGGTGGAACGATACACAAACGTGTTTGtcgttttcttcttctccggtTTGATCCATGTCTTACTCGATCGTCTGCGAAAAGTTTCACCATGGGATCTTGGGACTATGTCATTTTTCCTCTCTTTTGTTGTCGGCTATGTGATTGAAGACGGGGCGCAGGCTTTCTGGAAACGAATGAAGCGCTCCCAGAGCAACATAGGCTTGCCGGGGCGGTGGGAAAAGGCCCTTGGCTTTTGTTGGGTCATGACATGGCTGAGTGTTACATCTCCTTGGTATTTGAGGTCAATGCTAAAGCCAGAAGAACAGATGATCTTGGTTCCTTTCAGCGTTGCTGGACTCATTAGTATTCCTGCGTTGATGAGTATAATCATTGGCGGTGGTCTTGTGTTGAAGTTTGTATTTAACGGAGAGATTTGA